AGAAGCTCCCAAAAAAGAAGAGCCAAAGAAGGAAGAACCTAAGAAAGAAGAACCCAAAAAAGGTGAGCCTAAAAAAGAGGAACCAAAAACAGGAACTCCTCCTAAAAAGGACGAACCCAAACGCGAAGAACCTAAAAAAGAAGAACCTAAGCGTGAAGAGCCGAAGAAAGACGAACCAAAAAAAGAAGAGCCAAAGGCGGAAACTCCTGCAAAATCTGAAATAAAAAAGGTGAGTCAGGCAATTGGTCCGGTCAACAATGGTCGCCTTGAAAATGCCGCGAATATGTTGAGCTATGAACAAAATCATCAGCCAACGGGCTTTCATATCATTCGTCCGCAACGTTTAACTCACTTTGCGACCAATGAAATGGCTTATATCATTTCGCAAATGGGAAAGCTCACGCAGCAACAAATTCCAGGATATCAATTGTCCGTGGGTGATATTTCTCGCGAAGCTGGTGGAAAATTAGGTTCGCACAAGTCTCACCAAAATGGCTTGGATGCGGACGTGGCGTTTTACTTCAATAACAAATCATTCCAAGGCTACTTTGCTTCGGCCGTGGCTGTGGATAAACCACATGCTAACTGGATGCTAGAACAGCAATGGAAGCTCTTTAAAAGTGTGGTTGATACACAACTGGTCGACCGTATTTTCATTCACAAAGTTTTGAAAAAGGCTTTGTGTGACCTTGCCATTAAAAATGATGAGCTGCATAGGGACAGAAATGATGGTCTAGCGCAGGAAACACTCCGTCGCTTGATCCCCGATGCGGACCACCACAATCATTTTCACATCCGTGTGAAATGTTCTAGCGCGCAAGTTCGTTGCCGCCAAATGGCAGAGCCAGCTCAGGGTTCGGGTTGTTTTTGACCTCGAGGCTGAAGGCTGACAGAATCAATTCATGGCTGATTGGCGCGATCGCAGTGAAATGAATGGTGATGTGGTTTTTTTCCGTTACGTTTCTGAGGGAATGGAAAAAAGTCATGACGAGGTCTTTATATGGGACATCGATAAGACTTATTTGGACACCACCATCGATTCACTCTCGGGCTTGATGACCACGGTTCTTGAGCGCGCGCTTAATAAGAAAAACATTCCAGGCACGAACACCTTGATGCAGTCTTTGTCGGAGTACCGCAAGCAGCAAAAAGGTTACATGTATTTTCCGATTTATTTTATTTCGGCGTCTCCTCCACAAATGGAGGAAAGAATTTCTGAAAAATTCGCGCTGGATAACATCCGTCCTTTCGGTTGTTTTTATAAGGACAATCTGGCGAATCTTCGTCCCGGCCGCTTTTGGCGTTTGACGAAACAGGTGGGCTACAAGCTGCAGGCACTTTTGCAACTGCGCACGCGCTTGGCCGATAACGTTCGTCAAATCTGTTGGGGAGATGACAGCGAAACAGACGCGATCATTTATAATCTCTACTCAGACATTTGTTCACGTCGTTTGGGCGCGAATGACATTCGCACGACTCTTGAAAAATTAAACGTCACCGGCGAGCAGGTGAATACCATTCTGGAACTTCAGGCCAACATTCCTGAAAATGATCCGGTGGAAAAAATCTATATCAACCTCGCCACAGACACAGATCCTGATTACTATTTGAAATTTGGTCGCAGAACACTCGCAACGTACAACACATTTCAAGTGGCTTTGGATTTATACCAAGATCATCGCTTAGGCCTTGAGGGAATTTATTCCGTCATCCAAGACATGATTTACAACTACGGCTACACACCTGAAGAACTGATGAAAAGCTTCGACGAATTCATCCGTCGCGGCGTTTTAGGCGAAAGAGCTTTCTTAGAAGTAAAAGCCTTCTTCATTGAAAAAGGACTTCTGCATTCTTCTTTTGAGCCTTCAGTGCAACCACTCAAAGAAAAGAA
This region of Bdellovibrio sp. BCCA genomic DNA includes:
- a CDS encoding penicillin-insensitive murein endopeptidase encodes the protein MKRFLFTLSIIISFTILGACSPDSRDEGSKVKTTYEPQKPVIVNEDGYRIARGATRVQDMSVNFDPQTKSMSLRGKIEFLSTKGGVVESRNLDLSGILSADGFINLQNHRRDHPTNDTVRIAAKATCLSEEGTCHSSFIDIYIYAEGIVYHHQIESHQEVKEDEKSSDAGKDKEEKKDQKEETQGDDEDGLESEGGADEVEGEPGQYIGSVKEDIESLLNVIPEAPKKEEPKKEEPKKEEPKKGEPKKEEPKTGTPPKKDEPKREEPKKEEPKREEPKKDEPKKEEPKAETPAKSEIKKVSQAIGPVNNGRLENAANMLSYEQNHQPTGFHIIRPQRLTHFATNEMAYIISQMGKLTQQQIPGYQLSVGDISREAGGKLGSHKSHQNGLDADVAFYFNNKSFQGYFASAVAVDKPHANWMLEQQWKLFKSVVDTQLVDRIFIHKVLKKALCDLAIKNDELHRDRNDGLAQETLRRLIPDADHHNHFHIRVKCSSAQVRCRQMAEPAQGSGCF
- a CDS encoding phosphatase domain-containing protein, coding for MADWRDRSEMNGDVVFFRYVSEGMEKSHDEVFIWDIDKTYLDTTIDSLSGLMTTVLERALNKKNIPGTNTLMQSLSEYRKQQKGYMYFPIYFISASPPQMEERISEKFALDNIRPFGCFYKDNLANLRPGRFWRLTKQVGYKLQALLQLRTRLADNVRQICWGDDSETDAIIYNLYSDICSRRLGANDIRTTLEKLNVTGEQVNTILELQANIPENDPVEKIYINLATDTDPDYYLKFGRRTLATYNTFQVALDLYQDHRLGLEGIYSVIQDMIYNYGYTPEELMKSFDEFIRRGVLGERAFLEVKAFFIEKGLLHSSFEPSVQPLKEKKVEDGRVFEMEGVHEPWIPDRIDYLHDYR